In one Brassica oleracea var. oleracea cultivar TO1000 chromosome C9, BOL, whole genome shotgun sequence genomic region, the following are encoded:
- the LOC106318368 gene encoding uncharacterized protein LOC106318368 isoform X1, with product MNSLLERYRNDRRKLMEFLMSSGLVKELRSHSGSSSASLSPADLDALSADYVLDCVKSGGVVDVSKATKKYNFESSYPVTIHSESRDSYFLVSSPDAAGSPPRRSPPQPVNIENSSNNGHVDSSNTPSPIDYTFNEETPDIKPMKPIKIIPLGLPPLRTGLSDDDLREAAYELMIASMLLSSADAYPTQRRKMEKGSKLLLSLKRKEKPQLQPQTSNAHSEVINMIRVQMQISSKMDTCIRRNLVQLAQLRTGEQIDLPQLALGLLVGIFKSDFPNEKLYIKWKTRQANLLEEALCFSRGLEKNERATLRKCLATIRESKEWDVVMSSSLRIDVLSSIRHVASKLSSLPGRCGIEEETYYWTAIYHLNIRLYEKLLFGVFDVLDEGQLIEDASSMLFHMKSIWSTLGITENLHNAIYGWVLFQQFVSTGEPSLLGSAIQELQKVTEEGNPKEDLYLSRLVCSRQTIGADIHLSVSKAIFTSASAWCDDKLQDYHLHFGKKPRDFGMLVSLASTVGLPPADCMRTELIKLDTLSDDVGDKIQSYVQNSIKGACARAAHFAYVKSHGERTHALALLANELSVIAKAEINEFVPVFSKWLPECMMISAMLLHRFYGERLTPFLEGVSSLSGDVRKVVPAAYMLEEALTQLYNCHSKSKLHKPYLHKLKNYEIEKAVKPVMLDWLISQHDHILQWTRRAFEIEEWEPVSVHQRHAPSIVEIFRIIEETVSQLFGLHLPVDITHLQALLSIIYHSLDTYLQRIYDQLVDKKLLYPAAPPLTRFTEGVMPAMKRKSLEFAEPDNKMVTKLDELTIPKLCIRLNTLCYIQKQISAIEDGIRKSLTLVRSSLDKRSNIETDEAEEENSLTHSEAVDELFATTYDSLRETNANCITKTRDLIGARVIFWDLRDMFLVQLYNGTVEGARLERLLPHIDTVLDNVCSLSYEDSRDMVVLSICRSALEAYVRVLLDGGPTRAFSDSDIPLMEEDLSILKEFFIADGEGLPRSLVEQEAKQAKEILDLYSLESEMLIQMLMTASELIDMGVSSEQRRLEDAQTLVRVLCHKKDRTASKFLKRQYEFPMSSEYEDPTSNLPALSEIVRSTSTRWSQTSQSSFSSFKKKIQDATSEIRNNSGW from the exons ATGAACTCTCTGTTGGAGCGTTACAGGAACGATCGACGCAAGCTCATGGAGTTTCTTATGTCTTCGGGTTTGGTAAAGGAGCTTCGTTCCCATTCTGGTTCCTCATCTGCCTCTCTCTCTCCAGCTGATTTGGATGCTCTCAGCGCCGATTACGTCTTGGATTGCGTGAAATCAG GTGGTGTAGTTGATGTCTCCAAGGCCACAAAGAAATACAATTTTGAGTCCTCATACCCCGTTACG ATTCACTCTGAGTCTAGAGATTCCTATTTTCTTGTATCGAGTCCAGATGCAGCAGGTTCTCCTCCTCGTCGTTCACCTCCCCAACCGGTTAACATTGAAAACTCCAGCAACAATGGTCACGTTGATTCTTCTAATACTCCTTCACCTATAGACTACACATTTAATGAGGAAACACCTGACATCAAACCCATGAAGCCTATCAAAATCATCCCTCTCGGCTTGCCACCCTTGAGAACAG GGTTATCGGATGATGATTTGCGAGAAGCTGCTTATGAATTAATGATTGCGTCTATGTTGCTTTCAAG TGCTGATGCATATCCTACTCAGAGAAGAAAGATGGAAAAGGGCTCAAAGCTTTTGTTAAGTTTGAAGAGAAAGGAGAAACCACAGCTACAGCCTCAGACCTCTAATGCTCACTCAGAGGTCATCAACATGATCCGTGTCCAGATGCAG ATTTCATCAAAGATGGATACATGCATACGAAGAAATCTGGTACAATTGGCTCAACTGAGGACAGGTGAACAAATTGATCTTCCACAGTTAGCATTGGGGCTTTTGGTTGGTATATTCAAATCAGATTTTCCTAATGAAAAACTCTACATCAAGTGGAAGACTAGACAG GCTAACCTACTAGAAGAAGCTCTCTGTTTCTCACGTGGCCTGGAGAAAAATGAACGAGCAACTTTGAGAAAATGCCTTGCAACGATTAGAGAATCAAAG GAATGGGACGTTGTAATGTCTTCTTCACTGCGGATTGATGTTCTATCTTCTATAAGGCATGTGGCATCAAAGTTGTCATCACTACCAGGGCGATGTGGAATTGAAGAAGAAACTTATTACTGGACTGCTATATATCACTTAAACATTAGACTCTATGAGAAATTGTTGTTTGGCGTATTTGATGTTCTTGACGAGGGTCAACTTATAGAG GATGCCTCATCAATGCTTTTCCATATGAAATCAATTTGGTCGACATTGGGCATAACTGAGAACCTACATAATGCAATATATGGATGGGTTCTCTTTCAACAG TTTGTGAGCACAGGTGAACCTTCTCTTCTAGGAAGCGCAATTCAGGAGTTACAGAAAGTTACTGAAGAGGGCAACCCGAAGGAAGATCTTTATTTAAGTCGTCTAGTATGTTCGAGGCAAACCATTGGAGCTGACATACACTTAAGTGTCTCCAAGGCAATTTTCACTTCAGCTAGTGCTTGGTGTGATGACAAACTTCAGGACTACCATCTACACTTTGGTAAG AAACCTCGTGATTTTGGAATGCTCGTCAGCTTGGCATCAACGGTTGGACTTCCTCCAGCTGACTGTATGAGAACTGAG CTTATCAAGCTAGACACATTGAGTGATGATGTTGGTGATAAGATACAGTCCTATGTTCAGAATTCTATAAAAGGCGCATGTGCCAGG GCTGCACATTTTGCGTATGTGAAATCTCATGGTGAGCGCACGCATGCTCTAGCTCTGCTTGCAAATGAACTGAGTGTCATTGCAAAGGCAGAGATCAATGAGTTTGTCCCAGTTTTTTCCAAATGGTTACCTGAATGTATGATGATCTCGGCCATGCTGCTGCATCGGTTTTATGGAGAAAGACTG ACGCCTTTTCTAGAAGGCGTTTCATCCCTCTCTGGTGATGTTAGGAAAGTAGTTCCTGCTGCTTATATGTTAGAGGAAGCGTTAACTCAACTGTATAATTGTCATAGCAAATCCAAGTTGCACAAACCTTACCTTCACAAGTTGAAGAATTACGAG ATAGAAAAGGCTGTCAAACCAGTAATGCTGGACTGGCTTATATCTCAACATGATCATATCTTGCAATGGACTAGGCGAGCTTTTGAAATTGAG GAGTGGGAGCCTGTATCAGTTCATCAAAGACATGCTCCATCAATCGTTGAAATATTCAGGATCATAGAAGAG ACTGTGTCTCAGCTGTTTGGTTTACATCTGCCCGTTGATATCACACATCTTCAAGCTCTTCTCTCGATAATTTACCATAGCTTGGATACTTATCTTCAGAGAATTTACGACCAACTAG TTGACAAGAAGCTTCTATATCCGGCAGCCCCTCCTTTGACTCGATTCACAGAGGGTGTTATGCCAGCAATGAAGAGAAAGTCGCTCGAGTTTGCAGAGCCAGATAATAAAATGGTTACGAAATTGGATGAACTGACAATACCGAAACTCTGCATAAGATTGAATACACTCTGC TATATTCAGAAACAAATCAGTGCAATAGAAGATGGCATAAGGAAATCTTTGACACTTGTCCGATCCTCTCTTGACAAGAGATCAA ATATCGAGACTGACGAAGCAGAAGAGGAGAATTCATTGACGCATAGTGAAGCTGTTGATGAACTCTTTGCTACCACCTATGACAGCCTCAGGGAAACCAATGCCAATTGCATAACTAAAACCCGTGACCTAATTG GGGCAAGAGTGATATTCTGGGATCTGAGAGATATGTTCCTAGTACAGTTGTACAATGGCACGGTCGAAGGCGCCCGCTTGGAAAGATTACTCCCTCACATTGATACC GTGCTTGACAACGTATGCAGCTTGAGTTACGAAGACTCGCGAGACATGGTGGTTTTAAGCATCTGCAGATCCGCGTTG GAAGCTTATGTTCGAGTACTACTTGATGGAGGTCCAACACGTGCATTTTCGGATTCAGATATCCCTTTGATGGAAGAAGATCTCAGTATTTTGAAG GAGTTCTTCATCGCTGATGGAGAAGGTCTTCCTCGTTCCCTAGTTGAGCAAGAAGCAAAACAGGCTAAAGAGATCCTCGACTTGTACTCTTTAGAG AGTGAAATGCTGATACAGATGCTAATGACTGCGAGCGAGCTGATTGACATGGGAGTGAGTTCAGAGCAACGGCGCTTGGAGGACGCACAGACACTAGTCAGAGTTCTTTGCCACAAGAAAGACCGAACCGCCTCCAAATTTTTAAAGCGACAGTACGAGTTTCCTATGTCATCAG AGTATGAAGATCCAACATCGAATCTCCCTGCCTTATCTGAAATCGTGAGAAGCACATCCACCCGCTGGAGCCAGACGAGCCAGAGTAGTTTCAGTTCCTTCAAGAAGAAGATTCAAGACGCAACATCAGAGATCAGGAACAACTCAGGATGGTAG
- the LOC106318368 gene encoding uncharacterized protein LOC106318368 isoform X2: protein MIASMLLSSADAYPTQRRKMEKGSKLLLSLKRKEKPQLQPQTSNAHSEVINMIRVQMQISSKMDTCIRRNLVQLAQLRTGEQIDLPQLALGLLVGIFKSDFPNEKLYIKWKTRQANLLEEALCFSRGLEKNERATLRKCLATIRESKEWDVVMSSSLRIDVLSSIRHVASKLSSLPGRCGIEEETYYWTAIYHLNIRLYEKLLFGVFDVLDEGQLIEDASSMLFHMKSIWSTLGITENLHNAIYGWVLFQQFVSTGEPSLLGSAIQELQKVTEEGNPKEDLYLSRLVCSRQTIGADIHLSVSKAIFTSASAWCDDKLQDYHLHFGKKPRDFGMLVSLASTVGLPPADCMRTELIKLDTLSDDVGDKIQSYVQNSIKGACARAAHFAYVKSHGERTHALALLANELSVIAKAEINEFVPVFSKWLPECMMISAMLLHRFYGERLTPFLEGVSSLSGDVRKVVPAAYMLEEALTQLYNCHSKSKLHKPYLHKLKNYEIEKAVKPVMLDWLISQHDHILQWTRRAFEIEEWEPVSVHQRHAPSIVEIFRIIEETVSQLFGLHLPVDITHLQALLSIIYHSLDTYLQRIYDQLVDKKLLYPAAPPLTRFTEGVMPAMKRKSLEFAEPDNKMVTKLDELTIPKLCIRLNTLCYIQKQISAIEDGIRKSLTLVRSSLDKRSNIETDEAEEENSLTHSEAVDELFATTYDSLRETNANCITKTRDLIGARVIFWDLRDMFLVQLYNGTVEGARLERLLPHIDTVLDNVCSLSYEDSRDMVVLSICRSALEAYVRVLLDGGPTRAFSDSDIPLMEEDLSILKEFFIADGEGLPRSLVEQEAKQAKEILDLYSLESEMLIQMLMTASELIDMGVSSEQRRLEDAQTLVRVLCHKKDRTASKFLKRQYEFPMSSEYEDPTSNLPALSEIVRSTSTRWSQTSQSSFSSFKKKIQDATSEIRNNSGW, encoded by the exons ATGATTGCGTCTATGTTGCTTTCAAG TGCTGATGCATATCCTACTCAGAGAAGAAAGATGGAAAAGGGCTCAAAGCTTTTGTTAAGTTTGAAGAGAAAGGAGAAACCACAGCTACAGCCTCAGACCTCTAATGCTCACTCAGAGGTCATCAACATGATCCGTGTCCAGATGCAG ATTTCATCAAAGATGGATACATGCATACGAAGAAATCTGGTACAATTGGCTCAACTGAGGACAGGTGAACAAATTGATCTTCCACAGTTAGCATTGGGGCTTTTGGTTGGTATATTCAAATCAGATTTTCCTAATGAAAAACTCTACATCAAGTGGAAGACTAGACAG GCTAACCTACTAGAAGAAGCTCTCTGTTTCTCACGTGGCCTGGAGAAAAATGAACGAGCAACTTTGAGAAAATGCCTTGCAACGATTAGAGAATCAAAG GAATGGGACGTTGTAATGTCTTCTTCACTGCGGATTGATGTTCTATCTTCTATAAGGCATGTGGCATCAAAGTTGTCATCACTACCAGGGCGATGTGGAATTGAAGAAGAAACTTATTACTGGACTGCTATATATCACTTAAACATTAGACTCTATGAGAAATTGTTGTTTGGCGTATTTGATGTTCTTGACGAGGGTCAACTTATAGAG GATGCCTCATCAATGCTTTTCCATATGAAATCAATTTGGTCGACATTGGGCATAACTGAGAACCTACATAATGCAATATATGGATGGGTTCTCTTTCAACAG TTTGTGAGCACAGGTGAACCTTCTCTTCTAGGAAGCGCAATTCAGGAGTTACAGAAAGTTACTGAAGAGGGCAACCCGAAGGAAGATCTTTATTTAAGTCGTCTAGTATGTTCGAGGCAAACCATTGGAGCTGACATACACTTAAGTGTCTCCAAGGCAATTTTCACTTCAGCTAGTGCTTGGTGTGATGACAAACTTCAGGACTACCATCTACACTTTGGTAAG AAACCTCGTGATTTTGGAATGCTCGTCAGCTTGGCATCAACGGTTGGACTTCCTCCAGCTGACTGTATGAGAACTGAG CTTATCAAGCTAGACACATTGAGTGATGATGTTGGTGATAAGATACAGTCCTATGTTCAGAATTCTATAAAAGGCGCATGTGCCAGG GCTGCACATTTTGCGTATGTGAAATCTCATGGTGAGCGCACGCATGCTCTAGCTCTGCTTGCAAATGAACTGAGTGTCATTGCAAAGGCAGAGATCAATGAGTTTGTCCCAGTTTTTTCCAAATGGTTACCTGAATGTATGATGATCTCGGCCATGCTGCTGCATCGGTTTTATGGAGAAAGACTG ACGCCTTTTCTAGAAGGCGTTTCATCCCTCTCTGGTGATGTTAGGAAAGTAGTTCCTGCTGCTTATATGTTAGAGGAAGCGTTAACTCAACTGTATAATTGTCATAGCAAATCCAAGTTGCACAAACCTTACCTTCACAAGTTGAAGAATTACGAG ATAGAAAAGGCTGTCAAACCAGTAATGCTGGACTGGCTTATATCTCAACATGATCATATCTTGCAATGGACTAGGCGAGCTTTTGAAATTGAG GAGTGGGAGCCTGTATCAGTTCATCAAAGACATGCTCCATCAATCGTTGAAATATTCAGGATCATAGAAGAG ACTGTGTCTCAGCTGTTTGGTTTACATCTGCCCGTTGATATCACACATCTTCAAGCTCTTCTCTCGATAATTTACCATAGCTTGGATACTTATCTTCAGAGAATTTACGACCAACTAG TTGACAAGAAGCTTCTATATCCGGCAGCCCCTCCTTTGACTCGATTCACAGAGGGTGTTATGCCAGCAATGAAGAGAAAGTCGCTCGAGTTTGCAGAGCCAGATAATAAAATGGTTACGAAATTGGATGAACTGACAATACCGAAACTCTGCATAAGATTGAATACACTCTGC TATATTCAGAAACAAATCAGTGCAATAGAAGATGGCATAAGGAAATCTTTGACACTTGTCCGATCCTCTCTTGACAAGAGATCAA ATATCGAGACTGACGAAGCAGAAGAGGAGAATTCATTGACGCATAGTGAAGCTGTTGATGAACTCTTTGCTACCACCTATGACAGCCTCAGGGAAACCAATGCCAATTGCATAACTAAAACCCGTGACCTAATTG GGGCAAGAGTGATATTCTGGGATCTGAGAGATATGTTCCTAGTACAGTTGTACAATGGCACGGTCGAAGGCGCCCGCTTGGAAAGATTACTCCCTCACATTGATACC GTGCTTGACAACGTATGCAGCTTGAGTTACGAAGACTCGCGAGACATGGTGGTTTTAAGCATCTGCAGATCCGCGTTG GAAGCTTATGTTCGAGTACTACTTGATGGAGGTCCAACACGTGCATTTTCGGATTCAGATATCCCTTTGATGGAAGAAGATCTCAGTATTTTGAAG GAGTTCTTCATCGCTGATGGAGAAGGTCTTCCTCGTTCCCTAGTTGAGCAAGAAGCAAAACAGGCTAAAGAGATCCTCGACTTGTACTCTTTAGAG AGTGAAATGCTGATACAGATGCTAATGACTGCGAGCGAGCTGATTGACATGGGAGTGAGTTCAGAGCAACGGCGCTTGGAGGACGCACAGACACTAGTCAGAGTTCTTTGCCACAAGAAAGACCGAACCGCCTCCAAATTTTTAAAGCGACAGTACGAGTTTCCTATGTCATCAG AGTATGAAGATCCAACATCGAATCTCCCTGCCTTATCTGAAATCGTGAGAAGCACATCCACCCGCTGGAGCCAGACGAGCCAGAGTAGTTTCAGTTCCTTCAAGAAGAAGATTCAAGACGCAACATCAGAGATCAGGAACAACTCAGGATGGTAG